In Arachis hypogaea cultivar Tifrunner chromosome 7, arahy.Tifrunner.gnm2.J5K5, whole genome shotgun sequence, the genomic window TCTACATATATAAGGAGTGTTCCTTATGCATTGAGtagtttaatttcatttcattcctTTTGTATATGATGCTATGAGCATCTATTATATGTGTTGTGTGTTTGTGTAAtccataatattaaaaaaaatattattgttgctttattaataaaaactaaaattataattgaatttatgtattttattggattgaatttgtggaccaccaaatttttttattgttgtcatggactaaaatgaaaaaatagtttaacaaaaaatattcaaCAATAAATATAAGTTCAAAACATTtacttaaaatgaaaaaaattaataaaataaaaaaataaaaaatctaatcatctttaaattaagattgtgaaattcatacttcataaaaacaaaattttctattttgggAATTTTCCCTTCACTTTCACTTTGACTCCTTCCTACTAATAATACTGCTAATGTAAAGATTCCTTTGTTAAAAagattcataaaaatgaaaaaatcttATATTCCTACAACTACAAGTCCTCACTGAAAAATTTGTACTTTACTCTTTGATGTTCAAAATATACGCTTTATCCTcctaaattttagaaaattctgCAAATTAACCTTTGAAGATTGAAATTTTCAATTTTCCTACTATATTATAAGATTTTGATAGTAGCAAATGTTAAATTGAGAGAAACCCAAACTATATGAAAAAGGTTTCATTTTGTTCGAAAAATGTGCATGAGAATCTGCTAAGCTTCTTCAGCGTGTCACCATTCACCACGTGCGCGCCACCGTAGTTCCTAGCGGTTCTCctctgtcttcttcttcttcttcttccatataTGATTACGATAACTGCTTTTCGTTTTGTTCTGTTGTGTTTGGTGTGAATTGTCGATAGTATCCTCAACTTCTTCTTCTGTAACTTAAAATGATTAATCATACCTTATACGCCATTTGCATATGTTCTGTGTTTACCATTTCTTTTCCTCTccacatattttttcttttaataaaaggGTAAAaagataattctttttttttttaaatgatcttTTTAAGAAGCTTCTTGCCgttagattttgattttgattttgtttttggttttgtttAGTATCTTAGGTTTTCTACTACTATGAATTATGGATTGTTATGCTCAATTTTTGAGAGTGTTCGTTTGGTGTGATCATGCATagtgatgaattgatgatcaTGGCTGTTAAGTAGGTGAGAGTTGAGACACTCTCCCCACAAATCAATGGTAGTAGAGGCTCAAGTTCCTCTACTTGAGTGTGTAATGAACGTTGTGAATGAAGGTTATCCAGGTTCAGTAGTTGATGAACATTGTGAAATGAAGAAGCAGTGGAATCAGAAACTCCAATCTCCCTCAGGGGACAACTTGGTATCAGTAGGGGAACTTTGGACTGATGGACTAATCTGTGCCTTTGAGTTCATCAAGGGAGTTAGAGATGTGGCAAAGAAAAGATTTGAAGGAAGAAAGTTTAGTAGGAATGGCTGTGTTGATTCACCCCCAACTTTGCTAGATCAATCTGGAACTGGGGGTCTTGATGATGGTTTAGATGATTATCACCAATCACCTCATCAATTCATTGGCAAAGAGGGTCTTCCTAGAAGTTACTGGAGGCCAATTGGTTGGTCTAGGATCTCCGAACTTGTGCAGGCAGTGCGAACCGATGATGGTTGGGCCTCACAGCTGCTTGATTTCACAGATGATGAGATTGATGTTGCTGTTGCTGATGTTGCAACTCCTTACTGGGAAAGGCCTGTTGGTCCAACATGGTGGTGTCATTTGGATGCAAGCCATCCATTTGTTGTTACATGGTTGGGTAATTCTCATTGGTTACATCCTGCTATTAGCATAGCTTTGAAAGATGAAAGTAGATTAATAAGTGAACGAATGAAGCACCTTTTATATGAGGTAATGAACTAGTGGAATTTGCTATTATCTTTTTCGAATACGTTTCCTTGTGTCCTGCATTGTatcctattgtttttcttttcgcCATTTCCTAGGATTAGTGTTCAAATGAAATCAGTCTAAAATGCTTATTTTGACAGGTTCCAGTCCGAGTCGCTGGCGGTCTGCTATTTGAACTTCTGGGGCAGTCAGCTGGTGATCCTTTAGCAGAGGAAGATGACATACCTGTTGTACTACGATCATGGCAGGCGCAAAACTTTTTAGTTACAGCCATGCATGTAAAGGGTTCTGCATCAAACATAAATGTATTAGGCATTCTTGAAGTTCAGGTTTGTCAAGTGACTTGAGCCTTTATCCCACCAAGTAATCTGACAGTAGTTTTGCCTAAGGCATACTTCTTTAATTGTTTATATGATTTTATCTAAAGTTGTCTTAAACTAAGTACTTAAATCTCCAATGCTGCAATTCATGCAGGAGCTGCTGGCTGCTGGAGGTGCTAACATTCCGCGCACCATTCATGAAGTTGTAGCGCACTTAGCTTGCCATCTTGCACGATGGGACGATAGGTTAATATTATTTCCAATAATCTATGTTTCTTTGCCTTTTAATTCTGTTTATGACCTTTGTGTAAGAGATAAATGAAATCTTGAATACAGCCGAATTATGGATCAAAAGGTGTTGCTTTCAGACAataacttttattttgtttagtgtagAATGGTCATGATTCTAATACTTTGATGTTCATTTAAAAACATTGAGTTTCTCCATTGGATGTCATAGGTTGTGGCGTAAACACATCTTTGGGGCTGCAGATGAAGTTGAGTTGATGTTTATGAACAGGTGATTGCATTTTCTTTAGATCATTATACATAAAACGTTTTACTTCAGTGGCTGATCTACCTTTTCCGATGCATTATACAATAACTTTTTTGGTTCTTGACAGGAGAAACCATGAGGATTTACATCTATTCACAATAATATTGAACCAGGAAATTAGAAGATTATCGACCCAGGTAAAACTATGCAGAATGACATATACTGTACTTTATTTATAGAAAATCAGTTATAAATTATAACATTGTTTTGGGAATTATATTGTTGCTGATTATGTTGGAGAATTTCATTCGTATAACTTCTCTAACTTTAATTGGCCAGAGTGTAgtgttttttaaactttttttggtTAATTAATAATGACATGATTATGGTGCTTTGGTAACTTAGCTTATATGTTCTATATCAGTCAAGTCCTTCTGAAATACTAGTGTTCATGTTTACCTTATTTGAACATGGAAGGAAGGAGTAAACAAATGTATGCAAAAACTAACTAGTCCATTTTTCTATCGGCTTCTCTTTTCAAATATCTATATATTTTGTCAGGCATATAGGAAATTCTGCAGAAATCTGATGGATTTCTCTAATCTCTACTCATTTCAAATGGCAGTCTACTATGAACACAAGTAATATATGTGTAACTTGTGTACATAGAAATTTATACATTTATCTATGTTCGTTGTATGGCCTAGCAGGTTATAAGAGTGAAATGGTCGCTCCACGCGCGAGAGGAAATTGTTTTTGAACTTCTTCAACAGTTGAGAGGGAATACAACAAGAGCCTTGCTGGAAGGAGTAAGAAAGAGTACTAGGCAAATGATTGAGGAGCAAGAAGCAGTTCGAGGACGGTTGTTCACCATACAAGATGTCCTGCAAAGCACAGTCCGTGCATGGTTGCAGGTTTCCGAAATCATAACAGATTACTGAACTATATCAATATATTTATGATTCGTTAATGTTTTATTCAATTATGCATAATACCTCAAAATTTGTTCCTAACAACAAATTAGTCTCTAATAGTAAGGGTATCTTTGCATAGTCTTACACTCTTGCTACTTATTTTAGGATAAAAGCCTCACGGTTACACATAACCTTGGAATATTTGGGGGTTGTGGCCTTGTTCTTTCCATCATCACTGGACTATTTGGTATAAACGTTGACGGAATACCTGGAGCCGAAGGAGCTCCTTATGCGTTTGGCCTATTCTCTGCCGTCTTGTTTGTGTTGGGAGCTATACTTATTGGAATCGGATTGGTTTATCTCGGTTTGAAGAAACCCATAATGCAAGAAAATGTTGCAGTGAGAAAGCTGGAGCTTGAAGAGCTGGTCAGGATGTTTCAACATGAAGCAGAAACTCATGCTCAAGTGCGAAAAACGGGTCCTCGTATGGATGTTCCACCAACTGCAGAAGTTAGGGGAGCACCAAGTGGTGCAAATAATCGCTCTGTTTTCTCAAGGTTTTTCAATTTATAGATATTTGTACTTTTGTATGGTATAAGATCTTTAGATTTTTTGTGTATCATTGTGATTATTCTCTAATAAAAAGGTTGTTCCAATGGAAAAATGAATTCCCTTGAAGTtgaatctaaaaattgatttgtCTCCTAAAATCTGGGTTCAATTTGCAGAATAACTTTTGTACCTAGTACTTATACTTTGTCCTGTTTTGTACACACGGGATTTAGTCGAGGCCAAAATGTATTTCTCAATGGCAACCTAACCAAATTCAGGTTTATGTGAATGTTACACTTAAAT contains:
- the LOC112702046 gene encoding uncharacterized protein, translating into MVVEAQVPLLECVMNVVNEGYPGSVVDEHCEMKKQWNQKLQSPSGDNLVSVGELWTDGLICAFEFIKGVRDVAKKRFEGRKFSRNGCVDSPPTLLDQSGTGGLDDGLDDYHQSPHQFIGKEGLPRSYWRPIGWSRISELVQAVRTDDGWASQLLDFTDDEIDVAVADVATPYWERPVGPTWWCHLDASHPFVVTWLGNSHWLHPAISIALKDESRLISERMKHLLYEVPVRVAGGLLFELLGQSAGDPLAEEDDIPVVLRSWQAQNFLVTAMHVKGSASNINVLGILEVQELLAAGGANIPRTIHEVVAHLACHLARWDDRLWRKHIFGAADEVELMFMNRRNHEDLHLFTIILNQEIRRLSTQVIRVKWSLHAREEIVFELLQQLRGNTTRALLEGVRKSTRQMIEEQEAVRGRLFTIQDVLQSTVRAWLQDKSLTVTHNLGIFGGCGLVLSIITGLFGINVDGIPGAEGAPYAFGLFSAVLFVLGAILIGIGLVYLGLKKPIMQENVAVRKLELEELVRMFQHEAETHAQVRKTGPRMDVPPTAEVRGAPSGANNRSVFSSWMNIASCLLMLALVSNCI